Part of the Trypanosoma brucei gambiense DAL972 chromosome 8, complete sequence genome, AAGTGCCTGATGCGCTACGTGTGTCGGTGGCCGCAGCGAGAGGACGTTAGGTGTAGCAACGGACAACACTTTCTCCGATGATAGCGGTTGGTACGGCGAGTTCTGAATTTTGCGCACGAGGCACACTGCCGATGGAGCTGCATGCTCCACAATGTAGTTCACCATCGCTCTAGTTGTGAGTTGCTGGGTAGTTGACGTTGCTTCCGCAGACGAGATAGCCATTCAACTACACGCGTATATACCCCCCACCCGTGCGGTTTTACAATGTTTCCGGGAGAAGAAATGAGGCTACCTTACCTTGGGATATTCACCCACACAAACGGAAATTATCAACGATCCTACCTGCTTCGGTGTGGTTCTTCACATGCATCTGAACAAACCAACAATCAGTAGCAGCACAGCAACAATGTACAACAAGTATACAATCACACCATTTCACTTACATAGATTCTCCTTTTagtcttcctcatcctctttcccttcgtaACATACCTCactttcctccacttcctcatCGCTACTTTCCAATTCAACACCCGAAAAACATTGCCGCCGCAGATTCAAAACCCCACGCGAGTAGTACGTTGCCATTCTTTCCACAGGAAGACTTAGGAAGTCCTGCACGCATGACGCTCTGTGCTCTTGCATGAATGCTATCACGGCCCACAATTCAGCCATAGCCCAGATGTCACTACGGAGGGgactcttcttttctgcttcaCCATCCTTTGCAGCGATCGCCACGTGGTCAGTCTTGCTATTATTGTTAGCATGTGACATAGCCCCAGCAAGACACATGTGCTCACCAACGAACTTCACTAGCCTATAGTTATGATTGGGATGCACCGTAACGTTTCCAGTGTTGGGACATGGTAGCAATAGGATAGGGGTCTCCTCATCCGTTATGTCCTGCAGCAACACACCCGCTTGTCCAAGTAGTTGCCGAAGGTTCAGGGACGGTGCGGCAGAGGACACCTGAGTTACCCTCCCATTAATGCGGATAACAAAGTGCGCCTCCTCATCGGTTCCACACTCCTTAGATCGGCCGCGCTTGCGAGTTCCCTTAACCACTTCTTGACCCGCCAATCGTGTCATGACCTCTACCAATACCTTTAGTGATTGATCAACGGGGGAGAAAATCTTAGATAAGCACATATGGATGGCGCGCAACTGAAGTTGGGATGGCGGCTCGACTGATGCAACGTGACGACCAATTTTATCCTAGTCAGAGTGACGTGGTGCAGGTATGGTGAGGCCACTGCAGTCGGAACGCTGAGTGTTCAGCACTAAAAACATTTCACGGGAGGATCCCTAAACTGACACAGCAACTGTTCATATGTCCACTACACGATGAACCAGGGATACCATCGCGGAGGTGTAATTTAATCCACAGACACTGCGGGAGGTATTGCTGGGGTTAGATCTCGAATAGTGCTACAGGCACTCAACAATTGCCGGACACAAAAGACTAATGGACACACACACCGCTTTCTTTGCCTAAAGCGCAGCCCTGGAAAGTCACAAATAAGGAATGACAGGTACCGTGAGTTAACCGGTGTCGTTGGTCGACACAGCCATTAGTTCCCTCAGGCGCTCTCTATATTCCTGTGCTACAACCCCATCCAGAGCAACTGTTATTCCGGCTGTGTTGCCAcacttctgctgctgttctgCAAGCAGGATGCTATAAACACGCTGCAATTCAGGAAGAGAACCCGCCGCCCGTAGACGCGCCACGTCTCGGTACGAGCGAAACATTCCTGTGGTACGTGCTTCACACACCACGCGTCTGCAAATATTTGGCAGAGCATCCAGTTCCCGCCCCCAGAACCGCGCGTCTGACCCAGCAGCGGCCACATTCCGAAAGAACTCCAAACCCGTCAGTCGCTCGATTTCTACCACAGGCACCTGGTAAGCTGTGAGAGGCCGCTCCACGGCAATCGGTTCGTTCGGCATTAGGAAGGCAGCAGCTTCATGTGCCCCGTCCGCTCGCTCACCTAATATAACTTTGAAAAGGTGTGTGGGGACCGCAACGTCTCGCTTGCCCACAAGCTCATAGCAGACAATCTTCCGCAAGTGCACTGCTGCCTTGTCATTTCCACAGTGGCAGTGTTCTCCAGAAGCCAACACTCCGCTACTCACAGGTTTTACTGGAGACGGACATTGCGATGGTTCCGCCCACCGCCACGTGCGCACATCACCATCCACGAGCCGCGGGTGGAAGACAGGTCCCGTCACTACCCACAATCCCCTCTCATAATACCGCCGCAACTTCCGTGTGAGGTTTTCCAACCGCAGCCAGTCGACAGCATTCATTGTCATGTCCTGTGGTACAGTGTTCGCATTCATGTTAAAGGTCTGAGCCAACTCAACAGTAGAGCTCTTGTGAAACTGTGCGGCAGCAAGGTGACCTCGGCTGAGGCCTCGTGAGTGCTGTCCCCTGCCACCCCCAATATAGTCACCGGGCTGCACGCGGAACAACTGAGGCACCGTCATGTCCGCAAAGAACCTCATTCCATCTCGCTGGGCTTCCGCTGCGGAAGCGTTTACTAAGTCGTTATCGGCGGTGACCACTGAATCAGCAGCAGTGGTCGTGCCGGGGATGTACTCCAACACCCAATTAGGGATACGACGCTCATAATTCAGACTGGAAACAAAGCCTTTGTAGTAGCGCAGGTGATCGTTGGACGGAAGTCCCTTGCTTGTAAGTCTTAGCACGAAAGGAGTAGTTTCCCCACCATCTTCGTTACACCTCTCCTTGGGGTATGCGGGCTGTGGGCATTGCACGTGTAACACCTCTGGACTTGTGCGCTCAGTCATCTGTTGATACGGAACAGGCGATGGATGGCATTTGTCCACACCAAACCAACCACCACGCTCCACAACCATTCCTATCGCGCCTCCCGCCAACGCCGTACCAAGGAAGGCAAAGGCACGTCCCACGGAGGAAGCAGAAACCGCCATCGTATGCTTCTTCCTGCAGTTGATGCCACAAAGTGTAATAGAAGGAGTAAGTGGGATGACAGTGCACGTATCAGTGGGCATGAGCCGTACGGTGATGCGATGCATTTTACGTATCGCTATGAGGTCCTTCCGTCCACATGACGAATACAGTTACAAATGATCTTGCACTACAGCGGGCGGTATTAACGATAAGGTTACATCAGCTTCAGCACACtttgcttctgttttttaACCCTAGACTTATCTAATCCCTGCCGCCCATGCAGTTGCATAATTAAATAGAAGATAATAAGGGagaatgaaaatgaatgaagatGGGAAAATACGGTGAAGGAACACAAAGGGCACTATAGCAGTATAGGAGCACGCCACAAGAAGATGTGCTCGGACAAGCGGATGGATCACCAACAAGATAGGGGACCTTCGGAGGGTTTCACAGTTGGAGTCAGCATGGACTCACCTCAAAGGAAGACaaataagggaaaagaatagaaaaaaaaaaattacgtTCCCCTGTGGCACAACGACGGCAAACGTCGGGGTACCTGAAGCTGTACAGGCGTGCTCGCTGTAGCGACCGCGCAGTCTTGTATTGTGCACTGCTTCACTGTAACATGAT contains:
- a CDS encoding endonuclease G, putative, translated to MHRITVRLMPTDTCTVIPLTPSITLCGINCRKKHTMAVSASSVGRAFAFLGTALAGGAIGMVVERGGWFGVDKCHPSPVPYQQMTERTSPEVLHVQCPQPAYPKERCNEDGGETTPFVLRLTSKGLPSNDHLRYYKGFVSSLNYERRIPNWVLEYIPGTTTAADSVVTADNDLVNASAAEAQRDGMRFFADMTVPQLFRVQPGDYIGGGRGQHSRGLSRGHLAAAQFHKSSTVELAQTFNMNANTVPQDMTMNAVDWLRLENLTRKLRRYYERGLWVVTGPVFHPRLVDGDVRTWRWAEPSQCPSPVKPVSSGVLASGEHCHCGNDKAAVHLRKIVCYELVGKRDVAVPTHLFKVILGERADGAHEAAAFLMPNEPIAVERPLTAYQVPVVEIERLTGLEFFRNVAAAGSDARFWGRELDALPNICRRVVCEARTTGMFRSYRDVARLRAAGSLPELQRVYSILLAEQQQKCGNTAGITVALDGVVAQEYRERLRELMAVSTNDTG